In the genome of Candidatus Thermoplasmatota archaeon, one region contains:
- a CDS encoding LamG domain-containing protein, translating to MRSTGYLIKCGVCFVALFLITTVYTAKSFGKGSDYEKPFVPPPPADVGTWRIGANWTYYQDFWYNSTTSDDTIYLKERFTYTVKELGYYTYAGTTYYGYNLSLSGSVLGGKGSMSGYSLSVSSGTISGYLFCKVSDLGILADYVHKYIKGTASGIISVKARLDNTFFYEPVVEDYDFPIAVDDLFFANTTARATGYMWYDAGVVGSGNSSFDDAALLEQQVTVSSSLASITVPAGTFTTYHLTGLINQGAGGTLQHWYNSTVKWYVRERMDDLALISNALLDWDRKLEAYYQPPDPNTISISPSTAWITDDITVSGKFPNFPTSKVIIRIPEGAFPVSEWNTTTASDGSYSKIIQVPLASDNTPAATDFSSVGLFAFVESSPTNYTVATITISAEVEKYTIMPGWDTISFALKSWYSRAGDCIDGIRYTHLGRYVTANQQFEIYQKGAEGNNFSIEPGYGYTINSIVASDALWFDGVDDFVNIPDSTSLDIDNAITIECWCYLAGDPNTTTKNDYRIIVSKKGVYGMVLEETREISVHVYNATGAKYDFLTGYYLPIGESHHLAYTYDSATGEMKFYADGTLYSSTSFTAVALQTNNEPLRISSIRSKTPRTFYGAIDELRIFNRVLSSTELAEDYNAVVPYPARSGAVAWYHFDESRGVTVNDCSDCGNAGTIYGATWIVGIGTTTGRIFEIVGKPVSISVPISSGWNYIGWANSTATTASGLQSKVTGCEAVAKLDNGRGRYIIYSSALFGENFAVVKGKGYFVYTATASTWTGG from the coding sequence ATGAGAAGTACGGGCTATTTAATTAAATGCGGTGTATGCTTTGTTGCGCTATTTTTAATTACTACAGTCTATACCGCGAAAAGTTTTGGTAAAGGTAGCGACTACGAAAAGCCTTTTGTACCGCCACCTCCTGCAGATGTGGGTACATGGCGCATTGGCGCTAACTGGACTTACTACCAGGATTTCTGGTATAACAGTACTACAAGCGACGATACAATCTATCTCAAGGAAAGGTTTACTTATACTGTAAAAGAACTTGGCTACTATACTTACGCAGGTACCACATATTACGGCTATAATCTATCGCTTAGTGGAAGTGTGCTCGGCGGTAAGGGCTCGATGAGCGGGTATAGTCTCTCAGTAAGCAGCGGCACGATATCAGGCTATTTGTTCTGTAAGGTAAGCGATTTGGGTATTTTAGCAGATTACGTGCATAAGTATATAAAAGGAACTGCTTCTGGAATTATCAGCGTAAAAGCACGACTAGATAATACTTTCTTCTATGAGCCTGTGGTGGAAGACTATGATTTTCCAATAGCTGTTGACGATTTGTTCTTTGCAAATACAACTGCTCGTGCAACTGGATATATGTGGTATGATGCAGGTGTGGTAGGCAGTGGTAACTCGTCGTTTGACGATGCAGCCCTTTTAGAGCAGCAAGTAACTGTTTCATCCTCTTTAGCGAGCATAACAGTACCTGCAGGAACTTTCACTACTTATCATCTTACCGGTCTCATTAATCAAGGCGCTGGCGGAACTCTCCAGCATTGGTATAATTCAACAGTGAAATGGTATGTGCGTGAGCGCATGGATGACCTAGCGCTTATTTCAAACGCTCTACTTGACTGGGATAGGAAGTTAGAAGCTTACTATCAGCCTCCAGACCCTAATACTATTTCAATCAGTCCTTCTACAGCTTGGATAACTGATGATATAACTGTTTCAGGTAAATTTCCAAATTTTCCAACAAGTAAAGTGATAATTAGAATACCTGAGGGCGCTTTTCCTGTTTCAGAATGGAATACAACTACAGCCAGTGACGGAAGTTACAGTAAAATAATTCAAGTACCGCTTGCCAGTGATAACACGCCAGCAGCAACTGATTTCTCATCCGTGGGCTTGTTTGCGTTTGTAGAATCAAGTCCTACAAACTACACTGTAGCTACAATCACTATATCTGCTGAAGTAGAAAAGTACACAATTATGCCAGGATGGGACACTATATCTTTCGCGCTTAAGTCGTGGTATTCTAGAGCTGGCGACTGTATAGATGGTATTCGATACACTCATTTAGGAAGATACGTTACTGCAAATCAGCAATTCGAAATTTATCAAAAAGGTGCTGAAGGGAACAATTTTAGTATTGAGCCAGGCTACGGATATACGATTAACTCAATTGTAGCAAGTGATGCTCTTTGGTTCGATGGTGTAGATGATTTCGTTAATATTCCTGACTCAACAAGCCTAGATATCGATAACGCAATTACAATAGAATGCTGGTGCTATCTGGCTGGGGACCCAAATACAACTACTAAAAATGATTATAGAATTATAGTTAGCAAAAAAGGTGTTTACGGAATGGTCTTAGAAGAGACCAGGGAGATAAGCGTCCATGTTTATAATGCGACAGGAGCAAAATATGATTTTCTTACAGGCTATTATTTACCAATAGGAGAATCGCATCATCTTGCTTATACTTACGATAGCGCAACCGGTGAGATGAAGTTTTATGCTGACGGCACTCTCTATAGCAGCACATCGTTTACAGCTGTAGCGCTGCAAACCAATAACGAGCCGCTTAGAATTTCGAGCATTCGTTCTAAGACGCCAAGAACTTTTTACGGGGCGATTGACGAACTTAGAATATTTAATAGGGTATTAAGCAGTACTGAACTAGCAGAAGATTACAATGCAGTGGTGCCCTACCCAGCTAGGAGTGGAGCTGTTGCTTGGTATCATTTTGACGAAAGTCGCGGTGTAACAGTAAACGACTGTTCTGACTGCGGAAACGCAGGAACTATTTATGGCGCAACGTGGATTGTAGGAATTGGAACGACTACGGGACGCATATTTGAGATTGTCGGCAAACCAGTATCAATATCTGTACCTATATCTTCGGGATGGAATTATATAGGCTGGGCTAACAGCACAGCTACTACAGCAAGTGGCTTACAATCAAAAGTTACCGGTTGCGAAGCGGTAGCAAAATTGGACAACGGTAGGGGTAGATATATTATCTACTCAAGCGCTTTATTTGGTGAGAATTTCGCTGTAGTAAAAGGCAAAGGATACTTTGTATATACAGCCACAGCAAGCACATGGACTGGAGGCTAA